AGCCACAGTGTAAGCAAACTCTGTGTGGCTGTTTTGGTTCGCCACAGTTTGGACATGTAGAAACAGCAACCTTGATCGGGCTATACATCCTCACACGTTTCAAGTGGGTTCTGCTTCTGCTTCTTTTTTGCTTTGGAACGGCCACTCTAATCCCTCCTATATCTAACTCTTCAATTTCGATTTGAGCTCAGACACCACTTTGTGCCAGCCATCGGGCAGCTCTTCCTTCTTCTGGCACGAGTGATTTGGCTCCTCATTAAGATTTGCCCCGCAATACGGACAAAGTCCCGCGCAGTCTTTTCTGCAGAGAACCTTCTGAGGAACCTCAACAATTATAGCCTCAATAACGCGTTCTGACAAGTCCAGCAGATCTCCCTCGAGCCTCAGAACATTATCCAGATCAGCACTTGTGCCGTCTTCTGCAAAAACAACACTGTCTTGAAGGACGTAGGTGGCTTCAATTGTCCCTGCAATCGGGATTGAGACTACTTTCAAACACCTTGCGCAGTTGTCTTCGAGGACTGTTTTCACCGAACCTGTTACGATAATCGAATCCTTATCTTTATACAATTCGATGTGGATCTCTGCGACACTAGTCAACTTTATCTCTTCAGTGAAGTCAGGATCCAGCACAACATCTATCGTCTTCCTGAATTCGAAACTGTTCAGATCAACGATCAACTCATGAATTCTCGCCATTTCAATCACCTCTGTGCCAGCAAATACTACATCACGGTTATTGCGATTTACTCACGTTTCATTGAACAAATGAAGAAGATTCCTTCATCCTACATAACAGGCTACGGGCTATTTGATCGATTTCGTCCATGGTTCTCCCTTCCGGACTGCCGAGATCTATAGAATCACTCTTGGAAAGTCTGTCCTGTATGATTACTATGTCTGTCGAGAGCCTCGCTGCTTCTGAAGGATCATGTGTGACCATTATCACGCTGATTCCCCTCCTCATCCAGATTCTCTGGATGTCTTCCATTAGCCTGTCCTTAATTACAACATCCAGAGAGCTGAACGGCTCGTCCATAAGAATGATATCAGGGTTGAAGGCCAACGCCCTTGCAATATTCAGTCTCCTTCGCATCCCGCCGCTTAGCTGAGAAGGATACTTGCTCTTATGGTTCTTCAGTCCAACAAATGAGAGAAACTCTACCGGGTCGCACCCAGGCGAGACAATGGAGATGTTCTGGGAAGCCGTCAACCACGGGATTAACCTATCGTCCTGGAATACGAATCCCAAGCGTTTGCTGTCAAGTTCAACAGTTCCTCTATCGGGCTTCAGGATACCGCCAATAATTCTCAATAGTGTGGTTTTACCGCAACCGGAGCTGCCGAGGATCGTTAGGAAGAAATCACCATCTATGGAGAAGCTGAACCCATCTATTATCTTCTCCCCGTCAAACTGCTTATGCAGATCTCTAATTCTTAAATGCATAGCGGGCACTCCTTCCTATTAGCAGATCTAGAAGTTTCTCGGTAAGTATGCCGAGAATCACAAGAACCAGAGTGTAAGCGAAGACTCTGGTCGTGTTTATTGAGTACTTCGCATCGGACATTGCTCTTCCTATTCCGGATGCTCCAACCATGAACTCAGCTACTGCGACTGATTTCCACATGATTCCAACCCCAACTCTCATTGACGACACTATGAAGGGAAAGGCAGAGGAAAGATAGATCTTCCTGAGAACAACCTTCCTGGAAAGCCTGTACACTTTTGCCATCTCTACCAGCTTCTTGTCTACGTTTCTGACTCCCTCTGCAATATTGATTGTGAAGATAGGAAACAGCGTAAGCAATACAATATATACTGGAGAAGAGAACCCTACTCCCCACCAGAAGATCGCCAGAGCAAGCCAGGATACAATAGGAATAGACTGAAGAATCACTACCAACGGTCTGAGCAATTCATACAAAACATCGATCAGACCCATAAGAAATCCGGCGACCATGGCCATCCC
This Mesotoga infera DNA region includes the following protein-coding sequences:
- a CDS encoding ABC transporter permease codes for the protein MLSSSRRKQLAPILSVGFLLLVWFAASLLVSSNLLLPGPGETIAEFTKILSSARGWSNIAETCSKAFIGLFLALGMAMVAGFLMGLIDVLYELLRPLVVILQSIPIVSWLALAIFWWGVGFSSPVYIVLLTLFPIFTINIAEGVRNVDKKLVEMAKVYRLSRKVVLRKIYLSSAFPFIVSSMRVGVGIMWKSVAVAEFMVGASGIGRAMSDAKYSINTTRVFAYTLVLVILGILTEKLLDLLIGRSARYAFKN
- a CDS encoding ABC transporter ATP-binding protein, with protein sequence MHLRIRDLHKQFDGEKIIDGFSFSIDGDFFLTILGSSGCGKTTLLRIIGGILKPDRGTVELDSKRLGFVFQDDRLIPWLTASQNISIVSPGCDPVEFLSFVGLKNHKSKYPSQLSGGMRRRLNIARALAFNPDIILMDEPFSSLDVVIKDRLMEDIQRIWMRRGISVIMVTHDPSEAARLSTDIVIIQDRLSKSDSIDLGSPEGRTMDEIDQIARSLLCRMKESSSFVQ
- a CDS encoding 50S ribosomal protein L32, with product MAVPKQKRSRSRTHLKRVRMYSPIKVAVSTCPNCGEPKQPHRVCLHCG
- a CDS encoding DUF177 domain-containing protein, producing MARIHELIVDLNSFEFRKTIDVVLDPDFTEEIKLTSVAEIHIELYKDKDSIIVTGSVKTVLEDNCARCLKVVSIPIAGTIEATYVLQDSVVFAEDGTSADLDNVLRLEGDLLDLSERVIEAIIVEVPQKVLCRKDCAGLCPYCGANLNEEPNHSCQKKEELPDGWHKVVSELKSKLKS